Proteins encoded together in one Falco biarmicus isolate bFalBia1 chromosome 4, bFalBia1.pri, whole genome shotgun sequence window:
- the ACY1 gene encoding aminoacylase-1 isoform X2 translates to MAPGKPGKSTGASEDPSVTLFREYLRIDTVHPKPDYDAAVQFLERVGTDLGLACQKVEVCQGRVVLILTWQGTKPHLRSILLNSHTDVVPVFEEHWTYPPFEAVKDSQGNIYARGAQDMKCVSIQYLEAIRRLKAEGKCFARTIHLTFVPDEEVGGHKGMEMFVQRPEFRALNVGFALDEGLASPSDTYSVFYGEKSPWWIKVKCMGSPGHGSRFISNTAAEKMHKVINSFLTFRESEKQRLKSDSSLTLGDVTSLNLTMLEGGVSFNVVPSEMAASFDIRIPPTVDLKVAAWCRGAGDGVTYEFHQKCMDQHVTSTEESDPWWKAFSGVCRDMKLQLKLEIFPAATDSRYIRAAGHPAIGFSPMNRTPVLLHDHNEFLNEQVFLRGIDIYAHLLAALASVPPLPAEG, encoded by the exons ATGGCACCCGGGAAGCCCGGGAAGAGCACCGGGGCCTCGGAGGACCCCTCGGTTACACTTTTTCGGGAGTACCTGAGGATTGACACCGTCCACCCTAAACCTGACTATG aTGCGGCTGTCCAGTTTCTGGAGCGTGTTGGCACCGACTTGGGCTTGGCCTGTCAGAAAGTGGAG GTGTGCCAGGGCCGCGTGGTGCTGATCCTGACGTGGCAAGGCACAAAGCCCCACCTGCGCTCCATCCTCCTCAACTCCCACACCGACGTCGTGCCTGTCTTCGAG GAACACTGGACCTACCCACCCTTTGAGGCTGTTAAGGACTCGCAAGGCAACATCTATGCCCGGGGTGCACAGGACATGAAGTGTGTCTCCATCCA ATACCTTGAGGCCATCCGGAGGCTGAAGGCAGAGGGAAAGTGTTTTGCCCGCACCATCCACCTCACCTTTGTGCCTG ATGAGGAGGTGGGTGGACACAAAGGCATGGAGATGTTTGTGCAGCGCCCCGAGTTCAGAGCACTCAACGTGGGCTTTGCCCTGGACGAGG gccTGGCCAGCCCGTCTGACACCTACAGTGTCTTCTATGGCGAGAAGAGCCCATGGT GGATAAAAGTGAAGTGCATGGGTAGCCCCGGGCATGGGTCCCGCTTCATCAGCAACACAGCGGCCGAGAAGATG cacaaAGTCATCAACTCCTTCCTGACCTTCAGGGAGAGCGAGAAGCAGAG GCTCAAGTCCGACTCAAGCCTGACCCTAGGGGATGTCACCTCACTCAACCTGACCATGCTGGAGGGGGGCGTCTCTTTCAACGTGGTGCCCTCTGAGATGGCAGCCAGCTTCGACATCCGCATCCCACCCACCGTGGACCTGAAG GTGGCTGCATGGTGTCGGGGTGCTGGGGACGGTGTCACCTATGAGTTTCACCAG AAATGCATGGACCAACACGTCACCTCCACTGAGGAGTCAGACCCGTGGTGGAAAGCTTTCAGCGGGGTCTGCAGGGACAT GAAGCTGCAGCTCAAGCTTGAGATCTTCCCAGCTGCCACCGACAGCCGCTACATCCGAGCG GCAGGACACCCCGCTATTGGCTTCTCACCCATGAACCGCACCCCAGTGCTTCTCCATGACCACAACGAATTCCTCAATGAGCAAGTCTTCCTGCGGGGCATCGACATCTATGCACATCTTCTGGCTGCCCTGGCATCGGTGCCCCCGCTGCCTGCTGAGGGCTGA
- the LOC130148510 gene encoding putative protein-lysine deacylase ABHD14B: MAAPRLTESTVTVDGQTLFYRQAEPDQQAPKLTVLLLHGIRFSSDTWLQLQTLATLAENGYRAVAIDLPGLGLSKDAVAPAPVGQPAPGAFLKAVSEALCLGPAVVISPSLSGMYSLPFLFQHNHLLKAYVPVAPICTEKFTVEQYTQIKTPTLIVYGDQDVELGQASLNNLRHLPKHRVLVLQGAGHACYLDKPNEWHRELLTFLQQLE, translated from the exons ATGGCCGCCCCGCGGCTCACCGAGAGCACCGTCACGGTGGACGGCCAAACCCTCTTCTACCGCCAAGCTGAGCCAGACCAGCAGGCGCCAAAGctgacagtgctgctgctgcatggcaTTCGCTTCTCCTCCGACACCTGGCTTCAGCTGCAGACGCTTGCCACACTGGCCGAAAACGGCTACCGAGCTGTGGCTATTGACCTGCCGG ggctggggctcTCGAAAGATGCCGTGGCGCCAGCACCAGTGGGCCAGCCAGCACCGGGGGCTTTCCTGAAAGCAGTTTCGGAGGCTTTGTGCCTGGGTCCAGCCGTCGTGATCAGCCCGTCGCTCAGCGGCATGTACTCCCTGCCCTTCCTCTTCCAGCACAACCACCTGCTCAAGGCGTATGTGCCCGTGGCACCCATCTGCACTGAGAAATTCACAGTGGAGCAGTACACCCAGATCAAA ACCCCCACGCTGATCGTGTACGGGGACCAGGACGTGGAGCTGGGGCAGGCCAGCCTGAACAACCTGCGGCACCTCCCCAAGCACcgtgtgctggtgctgcagggtgcCGGACATGCCTGCTACCTGGACAAGCCAAATGAGTGGCACCGCGAGCTCCtgaccttcctgcagcagctggagtga
- the ACY1 gene encoding aminoacylase-1 isoform X1 — MAPGKPGKSTGASEDPSVTLFREYLRIDTVHPKPDYDAAVQFLERVGTDLGLACQKVEVCQGRVVLILTWQGTKPHLRSILLNSHTDVVPVFEEHWTYPPFEAVKDSQGNIYARGAQDMKCVSIQYLEAIRRLKAEGKCFARTIHLTFVPDEEVGGHKGMEMFVQRPEFRALNVGFALDEGLASPSDTYSVFYGEKSPWWIKVKCMGSPGHGSRFISNTAAEKMHKVINSFLTFRESEKQRLKSDSSLTLGDVTSLNLTMLEGGVSFNVVPSEMAASFDIRIPPTVDLKAFEEQVAAWCRGAGDGVTYEFHQKCMDQHVTSTEESDPWWKAFSGVCRDMKLQLKLEIFPAATDSRYIRAAGHPAIGFSPMNRTPVLLHDHNEFLNEQVFLRGIDIYAHLLAALASVPPLPAEG, encoded by the exons ATGGCACCCGGGAAGCCCGGGAAGAGCACCGGGGCCTCGGAGGACCCCTCGGTTACACTTTTTCGGGAGTACCTGAGGATTGACACCGTCCACCCTAAACCTGACTATG aTGCGGCTGTCCAGTTTCTGGAGCGTGTTGGCACCGACTTGGGCTTGGCCTGTCAGAAAGTGGAG GTGTGCCAGGGCCGCGTGGTGCTGATCCTGACGTGGCAAGGCACAAAGCCCCACCTGCGCTCCATCCTCCTCAACTCCCACACCGACGTCGTGCCTGTCTTCGAG GAACACTGGACCTACCCACCCTTTGAGGCTGTTAAGGACTCGCAAGGCAACATCTATGCCCGGGGTGCACAGGACATGAAGTGTGTCTCCATCCA ATACCTTGAGGCCATCCGGAGGCTGAAGGCAGAGGGAAAGTGTTTTGCCCGCACCATCCACCTCACCTTTGTGCCTG ATGAGGAGGTGGGTGGACACAAAGGCATGGAGATGTTTGTGCAGCGCCCCGAGTTCAGAGCACTCAACGTGGGCTTTGCCCTGGACGAGG gccTGGCCAGCCCGTCTGACACCTACAGTGTCTTCTATGGCGAGAAGAGCCCATGGT GGATAAAAGTGAAGTGCATGGGTAGCCCCGGGCATGGGTCCCGCTTCATCAGCAACACAGCGGCCGAGAAGATG cacaaAGTCATCAACTCCTTCCTGACCTTCAGGGAGAGCGAGAAGCAGAG GCTCAAGTCCGACTCAAGCCTGACCCTAGGGGATGTCACCTCACTCAACCTGACCATGCTGGAGGGGGGCGTCTCTTTCAACGTGGTGCCCTCTGAGATGGCAGCCAGCTTCGACATCCGCATCCCACCCACCGTGGACCTGAAG GCCTTTGAGGAGCAGGTGGCTGCATGGTGTCGGGGTGCTGGGGACGGTGTCACCTATGAGTTTCACCAG AAATGCATGGACCAACACGTCACCTCCACTGAGGAGTCAGACCCGTGGTGGAAAGCTTTCAGCGGGGTCTGCAGGGACAT GAAGCTGCAGCTCAAGCTTGAGATCTTCCCAGCTGCCACCGACAGCCGCTACATCCGAGCG GCAGGACACCCCGCTATTGGCTTCTCACCCATGAACCGCACCCCAGTGCTTCTCCATGACCACAACGAATTCCTCAATGAGCAAGTCTTCCTGCGGGGCATCGACATCTATGCACATCTTCTGGCTGCCCTGGCATCGGTGCCCCCGCTGCCTGCTGAGGGCTGA
- the LOC130148509 gene encoding protein ABHD14A-like — protein sequence MPVGRGRLGLLLLGVLLTFLLYLLLPATQQERRLAGTRPEEGKRGRRVANTTARSGMAAGEPPVFYREASAGPQASGAASPGRPDVLFLHGQAFTSKTWEALGTLALLAGEGYRAVAIDLPGYGDSPPAEMATAQDRVAFLDHVLQELGIRRPVLVSPSMSGRFALPFLLAQGDRLAGFVPIAPVGTKDYTAEQYRRVQTPTLILYGDRDTILAPQALQSLRQLPGHRVAVVPDAGHACYLDKPDDFHRALLGFLHQLK from the exons ATGCCGGTCGGCCGCGGCcgcctggggctgctgctcctcGGGGTGctcctcaccttcctcctctACCTGCTGCTGCCGGCCACGCAGCAGGAGCGGCGCCTGGCGGGTACCCGGCCTGAGGAGGGGAAGCGGGGCCGGCGGGTGGCCAACACCACCGCACGAAGCGGAATGGCTGCGGGAGAGCCCCCCGTTTTCTACAGGGAGGCTTCTGCAGGGCCCCAGGCCAGCggcgctgccagccccgggAG GCCCGATGTCCTGTTCCTGCATGGCCAGGCATTCACCTCCAAGACGTGGGAGGCCTTGGGCACACTGGCGCTGCTTGCCGGAGAAGGCTACCGTGCAGTTGCAATAGATCTGCCTG GCTATGGGGATTCACCCCCGGCGGAGATGGCCACAGCACAGGACCGTGTGGCTTTCCTGGACCATGTCCTCCAGGAGCTGGGCATCCGGAGGCCCGTTCTTGTCAGCCCCTCCATGAGCGGCCGCTTTGCCCTACCCTTCCTCCTGGCGCAGGGGGACCGGCTGGCTGGCTTTGTGCCCATTGCACCCGTGGGCACCAAGGACTACACTGCTGAGCAGTACCGGCGGGTCCAG ACGCCCACCCTGATCCTGTATGGTGACCGTGACACAATCCTGGCTCCCCAGGCCCTGCAGAGCCTCCGGCAGCTCCCTGGGCACCGTGTGGCTGTGGTGCCTGATGCCGGCCATGCCTGCTACCTGGACAAGCCAGACGACTTCCACCGGGCCCTGCTGGGCTTCCTGCACCAGCTAAAGTGA